One stretch of Carassius gibelio isolate Cgi1373 ecotype wild population from Czech Republic chromosome B1, carGib1.2-hapl.c, whole genome shotgun sequence DNA includes these proteins:
- the LOC127949508 gene encoding lysophosphatidic acid receptor 1-A isoform X2, translating to MLCYDHENVSFFYNHSKKNISEQWHTKDVVVVSLGLLVSAFVIFTNILVMLAIFMNRRFHYPIYYLLGNLAAADLFAGISYMYLMFHTGPWTIKLSVQQWFVRQGLVDTSLTASVINLMAIALERHQTIFTMQLHSKMTNHRVVLLIVGIWLIAIVLGLVPSMGWNCLCDVQLCSNMAPLYSRSYLVFWAVLNLLTFTVMVAVYTRIFVYVRHKSRRMSQHTSQVKHKETVVNLMKTVVMILGCFVVCWTPGLVLLLLDGLCKSCKVLTYEKYFLVLAECNSFMNPIIYSYRDNDMRDTFKRLLCFPCVGWQQKDGQSGVRFNTLEQEARDGDGVQEDGSS from the exons ATGCTCTGCTACGATCACGAGAACGTGAGCTTCTTCTACAACCACAGCAAGAAGAACATCAGCGAACAGTGGCACACCAAAGACGTGGTGGTGGTGTCTCTGGGACTGTTAGTCTCCGCCTTCGTCATCTTCACCAACATCCTGGTCATGCTGGCCATCTTCATGAACCGTAGGTTCCACTACCCCATCTACTACCTGCTGGGGAACCTGGCGGCGGCCGACCTGTTCGCAGGCATCTCCTACATGTACCTGATGTTCCACACGGGCCCCTGGACCATCAAGCTGTCCGTGCAGCAGTGGTTCGTGCGGCAG GGCTTGGTGGACACCAGTCTGACGGCGTCGGTCATTAATCTGATGGCCATCGCGCTGGAGCGCCACCAGACCATCTTCACCATGCAGCTGCACAGTAAGATGACCAACCACCGGGTGGTGCTGCTGATCGTGGGCATCTGGCTCATCGCCATCGTGCTGGGTCTGGTGCCCTCCATGGGCTGGAACTGCCTCTGTGACGTCCAGCTGTGCTCCAACATGGCTCCGCTCTACAGCCGCAGCTACCTGGTGTTCTGGGCCGTGCTCAACCTGCTGACCTTCACCGTCATGGTGGCCGTCTACACGCGCATCTTCGTCTACGTGCGCCACAAGAGCCGCCGCATGAGCCAGCACACCTCACAGGTCAAGCACAAGGAGACCGTGGTCAACCTGATGAAGACCGTCGTCATGATCCTGG GATGTTTCGTGGTGTGCTGGACGCCGGGGCTGGTGCTGCTGCTCCTGGACGGTTTGTGTAAATCCTGCAAAGTCCTGACCTACGAGAAGTACTTCCTGGTGCTGGCCGAGTGCAACTCCTTCATGAACCCCATCATCTACTCCTACCGGGACAACGACATGCGGGACACCTTCAAACGGCTCCTGTGCTTCCCGTGTGTGGGGTGGCAGCAGAAGGACGGGCAGTCGGGTGTCCGCTTCAACACCCTGGAGCAAGAG gctCGTGATGGGGACGGTGTGCAGGAGGACGGGTCGAGCTGA
- the LOC127949508 gene encoding lysophosphatidic acid receptor 2 isoform X1 encodes MLCYDHENVSFFYNHSKKNISEQWHTKDVVVVSLGLLVSAFVIFTNILVMLAIFMNRRFHYPIYYLLGNLAAADLFAGISYMYLMFHTGPWTIKLSVQQWFVRQGLVDTSLTASVINLMAIALERHQTIFTMQLHSKMTNHRVVLLIVGIWLIAIVLGLVPSMGWNCLCDVQLCSNMAPLYSRSYLVFWAVLNLLTFTVMVAVYTRIFVYVRHKSRRMSQHTSQVKHKETVVNLMKTVVMILGCFVVCWTPGLVLLLLDGLCKSCKVLTYEKYFLVLAECNSFMNPIIYSYRDNDMRDTFKRLLCFPCVGWQQKDGQSGVRFNTLEQEVLSESDGTSAPAANHRSSTR; translated from the exons ATGCTCTGCTACGATCACGAGAACGTGAGCTTCTTCTACAACCACAGCAAGAAGAACATCAGCGAACAGTGGCACACCAAAGACGTGGTGGTGGTGTCTCTGGGACTGTTAGTCTCCGCCTTCGTCATCTTCACCAACATCCTGGTCATGCTGGCCATCTTCATGAACCGTAGGTTCCACTACCCCATCTACTACCTGCTGGGGAACCTGGCGGCGGCCGACCTGTTCGCAGGCATCTCCTACATGTACCTGATGTTCCACACGGGCCCCTGGACCATCAAGCTGTCCGTGCAGCAGTGGTTCGTGCGGCAG GGCTTGGTGGACACCAGTCTGACGGCGTCGGTCATTAATCTGATGGCCATCGCGCTGGAGCGCCACCAGACCATCTTCACCATGCAGCTGCACAGTAAGATGACCAACCACCGGGTGGTGCTGCTGATCGTGGGCATCTGGCTCATCGCCATCGTGCTGGGTCTGGTGCCCTCCATGGGCTGGAACTGCCTCTGTGACGTCCAGCTGTGCTCCAACATGGCTCCGCTCTACAGCCGCAGCTACCTGGTGTTCTGGGCCGTGCTCAACCTGCTGACCTTCACCGTCATGGTGGCCGTCTACACGCGCATCTTCGTCTACGTGCGCCACAAGAGCCGCCGCATGAGCCAGCACACCTCACAGGTCAAGCACAAGGAGACCGTGGTCAACCTGATGAAGACCGTCGTCATGATCCTGG GATGTTTCGTGGTGTGCTGGACGCCGGGGCTGGTGCTGCTGCTCCTGGACGGTTTGTGTAAATCCTGCAAAGTCCTGACCTACGAGAAGTACTTCCTGGTGCTGGCCGAGTGCAACTCCTTCATGAACCCCATCATCTACTCCTACCGGGACAACGACATGCGGGACACCTTCAAACGGCTCCTGTGCTTCCCGTGTGTGGGGTGGCAGCAGAAGGACGGGCAGTCGGGTGTCCGCTTCAACACCCTGGAGCAAGAGGTACTCTCAGAGAGCGACGGGACCAGCGCGCCTGCAGCAAACCATCGCTCGAGCACACGCTAA